The Quercus robur chromosome 7, dhQueRobu3.1, whole genome shotgun sequence genome has a segment encoding these proteins:
- the LOC126693255 gene encoding uncharacterized protein LOC126693255, translated as MGKTEEEQREAVGFEVPNQNVENQWVWCGNSGYGCCGCCGKLIGVRCVLVLLLSAAVFLSALFWLPPFLKFADHQDLDLDAYKGHDIVASFKLKMPISLLQDNILQLQEDIFNEMPYTGIKVVILSLDSNGESNATKVVFGLDPDAKDSKISQAAESVIRENFEYLVENQLPLRLNTSLFGEPFLFEVLKFPGGITIVPTHKAFLLQKVQITFNFTLNSSIYQIQINFIELKSQLKLGLHLAPYENLYVTLSNLKGSTIEAPTIVQSSVLLAVGTPSIQRSKQLAQTIKGSHSGNLGLNNTVFGRVKQVRLSDIHGDDGSGTSPSPAPMPHPHHHHHHHHHHHHHHHHHHHHHDTHLAPAIPPRSATEKGTPATHKGAPAPAHASPAPKSSPAPGRSYEAKPPGCQFGYNRGFPRNAKRHSHLVPTLAPYIYHYPASSPQAQAVTPAPVPHSISASSPLPNVVFAHVQPPSKSEHSDIMPSVAPSPSSSSVGRLHTAQWAFSLFLALVLQL; from the exons ATGGGAAAGACAGAGGAGGAGCAGCGTGAAGCAGTGGGATTTGAAGTGCCTAACCAGAATGTAGAGAACCAGTGGGTATGGTGTGGAAACAGTGGCTATGGCTGCTGTGGCTGTTGTGGGAAACTCATTGGTGTTAGATGTGTCTTGGTTTTGTTGCTCTCTGCCGCTGTTTTTCTTTCTGCTCTCTTTTGGTTACCGCCGTTTCTCAAGTTTGCAGATCACCAGGATCTGGATCTTGATGCCTACAAAG GTCATGATATAGTAGCAAGTTTCAAACTTAAGATGCCAATTTCTTTGCTGCAAGACAACATCTTGCAGCTTCAGGAAGACATTTTTAATGAGATGCCCTATACTGGCATCAAG GTTGTCATCTTATCTCTAGATTCCAATGGTGAATCAAACGCAACAAAGGTTGTGTTTGGGCTTGATCCTGATGCAAAAGATTCAAAAATATCCCAAGCTGCTGAAAGTGTGATCagggaaaattttgaatatctGGTTGAAAATCAATTACCTCTAAGACTGAATACATCCTTGTTTGGGGAACCATTCctttttgaggtgctaaaatTCCCAGGAGGAATTACTATAGTCCCCACACATAAAGCATTTCTTTTGCAGAAAGTGCAAATCACTTTCAACTTTACATTAAACTCCTCTATctatcaaatacaaataaatttcaTTGAGTTGAAGAGCCAGCTGAAGTTGGGATTACATCTGGCACCTTATGAG AACTTGTATGTTACGTTATCAAACCTGAAAGGTTCGACAATTGAGGCTCCCACTATTGTTCAGTCTTCTGTTCTCCTGGCAGTTGGGACTCCCTCAATACAAAGGTCAAAGCAACTGGCTCAAACCATCAAAGGTTCTCATTCGGGAAACCTTGGCCTGAATAACACTGTATTTGGTAGGGTTAAGCAAGTTCGTCTTTCAGATATCCACGGTGATGATGGCAGTGGTACCTCACCTTCTCCTGCACCTATGCCTCATCCtcaccaccatcaccatcaccaccatcatcaccatcatcatcaccatcaccaccaccatcaccatgaTACCCATCTAGCTCCTGCAATTCCTCCCAGATCTGCAACTGAGAAGGGTACacctgcaactcacaaaggtgCACCTGCACCTGCTCATGCTTCACCTGCCCCAAAGAGCTCACCTGCGCCTGGGAGAAGTTATGAAGCAAAGCCTCCTGGTTGCCAATTTGGATATAATAGGGGTTTTCCAAGGAATgcaaaaaggcactctcacttAGTCCCTACTCTTGCAccatatatatatcattatccTGCTTCCTCACCGCAAGCACAAGCAGTTACACCGGCACCCGTACCCCATTCAATTTCTGCATCTAGTCCTTTACCAAATGTGGTTTTTGCTCATGTCCAGCCCCCATCAAAATCAGAACATTCTGACATTATGCCATCAGTGGCACCATCACCATCTTCAT CATCTGTAGGGCGTCTTCATACTGCGCAATGGGCATTTTCTCTGTTCCTAGCTCTTGTGTTACAGTTATGA
- the LOC126693256 gene encoding 4-alpha-glucanotransferase DPE2 isoform X1, protein MVNLGLFSGLKSMKSVNVSFRLPYFTHWGQSILVCGSEPILGSWNVKKGLLLSPGHEGDELVWSGSVAVPSGFGCEYSYYVVDGDKNVLRCEMGRKRKLLLADGIQDGEVVEFHDLWQIGSDDLPFRSAFKNVIFNRSWTLNVETPLGVIQNKLDEEAETVLVQFRICCPNIEEDTSVYVIGSHINLGKWKVQDGLKLSCAGDSIWQGDCVLRKVDLPIKYPSCKYGKAGNFSLETGPNRELTVGSSKNQPRYIFLSDGMFRELPWRAAGVAIPMFSVRSESDLGVGEFLDLKLLVDWAVDSGFHLVQLLPINDTSVHGMWWDSYPYSSLSVFALHPLYLRVQALSENIPDDIKQEILKAKQRLDGKDVDYEATMATKLSIAKKIFTREKDLILSSESFQKFLSENEDWLKPYAAFCFLRDFFETSDRSEWGRFSQFSKDKLEKLVAKDSLQYDVICFHYYIQFHLHLQLSEAAGYARKKGVVLKGDLPIGVDRNSVDTWVYPNLFRMNTATGAPPDYFDKNGQNWGFPTYNWEEMSKDNYAWWQARLTQMANYFTAYRIDHILGFFRIWELPEHAMTGLVGKFRPSIPLSQEELEREGIWDFDRLSRPYIRQEMLQDKFGSYWTFIASTFLNEYQKQCYEFKEECNTEKKIAAKLKACAERSLLLESENKTRRGLFDLLQNIVLIRDPEDPRKFYPRFNLEDTSSFNDLDDHSKNVLKKLYYDYYFHRQENLWRQNALKTLPVLLNSSDMLACGEDLGLIPSCVHPVMQELGLIGLRIQRMPSEPGLEFGIPSQYSYMTVCAPSCHDCSTLRAWWEEDEERRGRFFKSVVGSDVLPPSQCVPEVAHFIIRQHVEAPSMWAIFPLQDLMALKEEYTTRPAAEETINDPTNPKHYWRYRVHVTLESLIKDSELKSTIKDLVRGSGRSHPVGENEVQVNEESVATTEKQQVATGKEKLLVVTQLNGVPQKEIPVVR, encoded by the exons ATGGTGAATTTGGGATTGTTTTCTGGGTTGAAGTCAATGAAATCAGTGAATGTGAGTTTCAGATTGCCATATTTTACTCACTGGGGTCAGAGCATACTTGTATGTGGGTCTGAGCCAATACTTGGTTCATGGAATGTGAAGAAAGGCCTGTTGCTGAGCCCCGGTCATGAAGGTGATGAGCTCGTATGGAGTGGAAGTGTTGCAGTTCCAAGTGGGTTTGGTTGTGAGTACAGTTATTATGTGGTGGATGGTGATAAGAATGTTCTGAGATGTGAGATGGGAAGGAAGCGTAAACTGCTATTGGCTGATGGGATTCAGGATGGTGAGGTGGTGGAGTTCCATGACCTTTGGCAG ATTGGCTCTGATGATCTCCCTTTTAGAAGCGCAttcaaaaatgtaattttcaacCGAAGTTGGACTTTGAACGTAGAGACACCTCTAGGAGTCATTCAGAATAAGCTGGATGAGGAAG CAGAGACAGTTCTCGTCCAATTCAGAATTTGCTGCCCAAATATAGAAGAAGACACATCA GTTTATGTGATTGGTAGCCATATAAATTTGGGGAAATGGAAAGTTCAAGATGGGCTTAAACTTAGCTGTGCTGGTGATTCAATCTGGCAAGGTGACTGTGTGCTGCGGAAGGTCGATTTACCAATAAAATATCCTTCTTG TAAGTATGGCAAGGCAGGAAACTTTTCTTTAGAAACTGGTCCCAATCGTGAACTAACTGTTGGCTCCTCGAAGAATCAACCAAGATACATTTTTCTTTCAGATGGCATGTTTCGA GAATTGCCATGGCGGGCTGCCGGTGTTGCAATTCCTATGTTTTCTGTTAGGTCAGAATCTGATCTTGGAGTTGGAGAGTTTCTTGACCTGAAGTTACTTGTTGACTGGGCTGTGGATTCTGGGTTCCATTTAGTACAGCTTTTACCAATCAACGATACATCTGTGCATGGGATGTGGTGGGACTCATATCCTTACAG TTCACTCTCTGTTTTTGCATTGCATCCATTATACCTGAGAGTTCAGGCTCTTTCAGAAAATATTCCAGATGATATCAAG CAAGAAATTCTGAAGGCAAAACAACGACTGGATGGAAAG GATGTTGATTATGAGGCTACTATGGCTACTAAACTTTCAATTGCCAAGAAAATTTTCACCCGAGAGAAGGATTTGATACTTAGCTCTGAATCCTTTCAGAAATTTCTCTCTGAGAATGAG GATTGGTTAAAACCCTATGCAGCCTTCTGTTTCCTGCGGGACTTTTTTGAAACTTCAGATCGTAGTGAATGGGGCCGCTTTTCTCAGTTTTCAAAAGATAAG CTTGAGAAACTCGTTGCAAAAGACAGCTTGCAGTATGATGTGATTTGCTTCCATTATTATATCCAATTCCATTTACATTTACAA TTGTCAGAAGCTGCGGGATATGCAAGAAAGAAAGGAGTGGTATTGAAGGGAGACCTACCTATTGGTGTTGACAGAAACAGTGTGGATACCTGGGTCTATCCAAATTTGTTTCGCATGAACACGGCTACTGGAGCACCTCCagattattttgataaaaatggCCAGAACTGGGGATTCCCTACTTATAACTGGGAGGAAATGTCAAAAGACAACTATGCTTGGTGGCAAGCTCGTTTAACCCAG ATGGCAAACTACTTTACAGCTTACCGGATTGATCACATACTGGGTTTCTTCCGAATCTGGGAGCTTCCGGAGCATGCTATGACAGGTCTAGTTGGAAAATTTCGACCATCGATCCCTCTTAGTCAG GAAGAACTTGAAAGAGAGGGAATATGGGACTTTGATCGATTGAGTCGTCCATATATTCGGCAGGAAATGTTACAG GATAAATTTGGATCGTATTGGACTTTTATTGCCTCAACTTTTCTCAATGAATATCAGAAGCAGTGCTATGAG TTCAAGGAGGAGTGCAACACAGAGAAAAAAATTGCTGCCAAGCTGAAGGCATGTGCAGAGAGGTCCTTGTTGTTGGAGAGTGAAAACAAGACAAGGCGTGGTCTTTTTGATCTTCTTCAg AATATAGTTCTTATCAGAGATCCAGAGGATCCAAGGAAGTTCTATCCTCGTTTCAATCTTGAAGATACTTCAAGTTTTAATGATTTGGATGATCACAG CAAAAATGTTCTGAAAAAATTATACTATGATTACTATTTCCACCGGCAAGAGAATCTTTGGCGGCAAAATGCTTTGAAGACTCTGCCTGTCCTCCTGAACTCATCTGACATGCTAGCCTGCGGCGAAGATCTGGGTCTTATTCCTTCTTGTGTTCACCCT GTCATGCAAGAGTTGGGATTAATAGGTTTGCGGATTCAACGCATGCCAAGTGAACCTGGTTTGGAGTTTGGTATTCCTTCTCAATACAGCTACATGACA GTGTGTGCTCCATCTTGCCATGACTGCTCAACCCTGCGTGCTTGGtgggaagaagatgaagaaagaagAGGACGATTTTTCAAGAGTGTAGTGGGGTCTGACGTTTTACCACCTAGTCAATGTGTTCCAGAGGTTGCACATTTCATTATAAGGCAACATGTTGAAGCCCCATCAATGTGGGCAATTTTCCCTCTTCAG GATTTGATGGCATTGAAAGAAGAATATACCACACGCCCTGCAGCAGAGGAGACAATTAATGACCCCACAAATCCTAAGCACTACTGGAGATACC GTGTACATGTGACACTGGAGTCTTTGATAAAGGACAGTGAACTAAAAAGCACCATTAAAGATCTTGTACGAGGAAGTGGAAGATCACATCCTGTGGGAGAAAATGAAGTTCAAGTGAATGAAGAATCAGTAGCCACTACTGAGAAGCAGCAAGTTGCCACTGGGAAAGAGAAACTCCTGGTCGTGACACAGTTGAATGGTGTCCCTCAAAAGGAGATTCCGGTGGTCCGCTAA
- the LOC126693256 gene encoding 4-alpha-glucanotransferase DPE2 isoform X3, producing the protein MVNLGLFSGLKSMKSVNVSFRLPYFTHWGQSILVCGSEPILGSWNVKKGLLLSPGHEGDELVWSGSVAVPSGFGCEYSYYVVDGDKNVLRCEMGRKRKLLLADGIQDGEVVEFHDLWQIGSDDLPFRSAFKNVIFNRSWTLNVETPLGVIQNKLDEEAETVLVQFRICCPNIEEDTSVYVIGSHINLGKWKVQDGLKLSCAGDSIWQGDCVLRKVDLPIKYPSCKYGKAGNFSLETGPNRELTVGSSKNQPRYIFLSDGMFRELPWRAAGVAIPMFSVRSESDLGVGEFLDLKLLVDWAVDSGFHLVQLLPINDTSVHGMWWDSYPYSSLSVFALHPLYLRVQALSENIPDDIKQEILKAKQRLDGKDVDYEATMATKLSIAKKIFTREKDLILSSESFQKFLSENEDWLKPYAAFCFLRDFFETSDRSEWGRFSQFSKDKLEKLVAKDSLQYDVICFHYYIQFHLHLQLSEAAGYARKKGVVLKGDLPIGVDRNSVDTWVYPNLFRMNTATGAPPDYFDKNGQNWGFPTYNWEEMSKDNYAWWQARLTQMANYFTAYRIDHILGFFRIWELPEHAMTGLVGKFRPSIPLSQEELEREGIWDFDRLSRPYIRQEMLQDKFGSYWTFIASTFLNEYQKQCYEFKEECNTEKKIAAKLKACAERSLLLESENKTRRGLFDLLQNIVLIRDPEDPRKFYPRFNLEDTSSFNDLDDHSKNVLKKLYYDYYFHRQENLWRQNALKTLPVLLNSSDMLACGEDLGLIPSCVHPVMQELGLIGLRIQRMPSEPGLEFGIPSQYSYMTDLMALKEEYTTRPAAEETINDPTNPKHYWRYRVHVTLESLIKDSELKSTIKDLVRGSGRSHPVGENEVQVNEESVATTEKQQVATGKEKLLVVTQLNGVPQKEIPVVR; encoded by the exons ATGGTGAATTTGGGATTGTTTTCTGGGTTGAAGTCAATGAAATCAGTGAATGTGAGTTTCAGATTGCCATATTTTACTCACTGGGGTCAGAGCATACTTGTATGTGGGTCTGAGCCAATACTTGGTTCATGGAATGTGAAGAAAGGCCTGTTGCTGAGCCCCGGTCATGAAGGTGATGAGCTCGTATGGAGTGGAAGTGTTGCAGTTCCAAGTGGGTTTGGTTGTGAGTACAGTTATTATGTGGTGGATGGTGATAAGAATGTTCTGAGATGTGAGATGGGAAGGAAGCGTAAACTGCTATTGGCTGATGGGATTCAGGATGGTGAGGTGGTGGAGTTCCATGACCTTTGGCAG ATTGGCTCTGATGATCTCCCTTTTAGAAGCGCAttcaaaaatgtaattttcaacCGAAGTTGGACTTTGAACGTAGAGACACCTCTAGGAGTCATTCAGAATAAGCTGGATGAGGAAG CAGAGACAGTTCTCGTCCAATTCAGAATTTGCTGCCCAAATATAGAAGAAGACACATCA GTTTATGTGATTGGTAGCCATATAAATTTGGGGAAATGGAAAGTTCAAGATGGGCTTAAACTTAGCTGTGCTGGTGATTCAATCTGGCAAGGTGACTGTGTGCTGCGGAAGGTCGATTTACCAATAAAATATCCTTCTTG TAAGTATGGCAAGGCAGGAAACTTTTCTTTAGAAACTGGTCCCAATCGTGAACTAACTGTTGGCTCCTCGAAGAATCAACCAAGATACATTTTTCTTTCAGATGGCATGTTTCGA GAATTGCCATGGCGGGCTGCCGGTGTTGCAATTCCTATGTTTTCTGTTAGGTCAGAATCTGATCTTGGAGTTGGAGAGTTTCTTGACCTGAAGTTACTTGTTGACTGGGCTGTGGATTCTGGGTTCCATTTAGTACAGCTTTTACCAATCAACGATACATCTGTGCATGGGATGTGGTGGGACTCATATCCTTACAG TTCACTCTCTGTTTTTGCATTGCATCCATTATACCTGAGAGTTCAGGCTCTTTCAGAAAATATTCCAGATGATATCAAG CAAGAAATTCTGAAGGCAAAACAACGACTGGATGGAAAG GATGTTGATTATGAGGCTACTATGGCTACTAAACTTTCAATTGCCAAGAAAATTTTCACCCGAGAGAAGGATTTGATACTTAGCTCTGAATCCTTTCAGAAATTTCTCTCTGAGAATGAG GATTGGTTAAAACCCTATGCAGCCTTCTGTTTCCTGCGGGACTTTTTTGAAACTTCAGATCGTAGTGAATGGGGCCGCTTTTCTCAGTTTTCAAAAGATAAG CTTGAGAAACTCGTTGCAAAAGACAGCTTGCAGTATGATGTGATTTGCTTCCATTATTATATCCAATTCCATTTACATTTACAA TTGTCAGAAGCTGCGGGATATGCAAGAAAGAAAGGAGTGGTATTGAAGGGAGACCTACCTATTGGTGTTGACAGAAACAGTGTGGATACCTGGGTCTATCCAAATTTGTTTCGCATGAACACGGCTACTGGAGCACCTCCagattattttgataaaaatggCCAGAACTGGGGATTCCCTACTTATAACTGGGAGGAAATGTCAAAAGACAACTATGCTTGGTGGCAAGCTCGTTTAACCCAG ATGGCAAACTACTTTACAGCTTACCGGATTGATCACATACTGGGTTTCTTCCGAATCTGGGAGCTTCCGGAGCATGCTATGACAGGTCTAGTTGGAAAATTTCGACCATCGATCCCTCTTAGTCAG GAAGAACTTGAAAGAGAGGGAATATGGGACTTTGATCGATTGAGTCGTCCATATATTCGGCAGGAAATGTTACAG GATAAATTTGGATCGTATTGGACTTTTATTGCCTCAACTTTTCTCAATGAATATCAGAAGCAGTGCTATGAG TTCAAGGAGGAGTGCAACACAGAGAAAAAAATTGCTGCCAAGCTGAAGGCATGTGCAGAGAGGTCCTTGTTGTTGGAGAGTGAAAACAAGACAAGGCGTGGTCTTTTTGATCTTCTTCAg AATATAGTTCTTATCAGAGATCCAGAGGATCCAAGGAAGTTCTATCCTCGTTTCAATCTTGAAGATACTTCAAGTTTTAATGATTTGGATGATCACAG CAAAAATGTTCTGAAAAAATTATACTATGATTACTATTTCCACCGGCAAGAGAATCTTTGGCGGCAAAATGCTTTGAAGACTCTGCCTGTCCTCCTGAACTCATCTGACATGCTAGCCTGCGGCGAAGATCTGGGTCTTATTCCTTCTTGTGTTCACCCT GTCATGCAAGAGTTGGGATTAATAGGTTTGCGGATTCAACGCATGCCAAGTGAACCTGGTTTGGAGTTTGGTATTCCTTCTCAATACAGCTACATGACA GATTTGATGGCATTGAAAGAAGAATATACCACACGCCCTGCAGCAGAGGAGACAATTAATGACCCCACAAATCCTAAGCACTACTGGAGATACC GTGTACATGTGACACTGGAGTCTTTGATAAAGGACAGTGAACTAAAAAGCACCATTAAAGATCTTGTACGAGGAAGTGGAAGATCACATCCTGTGGGAGAAAATGAAGTTCAAGTGAATGAAGAATCAGTAGCCACTACTGAGAAGCAGCAAGTTGCCACTGGGAAAGAGAAACTCCTGGTCGTGACACAGTTGAATGGTGTCCCTCAAAAGGAGATTCCGGTGGTCCGCTAA
- the LOC126693256 gene encoding 4-alpha-glucanotransferase DPE2 isoform X2 — protein MVNLGLFSGLKSMKSVNVSFRLPYFTHWGQSILVCGSEPILGSWNVKKGLLLSPGHEGDELVWSGSVAVPSGFGCEYSYYVVDGDKNVLRCEMGRKRKLLLADGIQDGEVVEFHDLWQIGSDDLPFRSAFKNVIFNRSWTLNVETPLGVIQNKLDEEETVLVQFRICCPNIEEDTSVYVIGSHINLGKWKVQDGLKLSCAGDSIWQGDCVLRKVDLPIKYPSCKYGKAGNFSLETGPNRELTVGSSKNQPRYIFLSDGMFRELPWRAAGVAIPMFSVRSESDLGVGEFLDLKLLVDWAVDSGFHLVQLLPINDTSVHGMWWDSYPYSSLSVFALHPLYLRVQALSENIPDDIKQEILKAKQRLDGKDVDYEATMATKLSIAKKIFTREKDLILSSESFQKFLSENEDWLKPYAAFCFLRDFFETSDRSEWGRFSQFSKDKLEKLVAKDSLQYDVICFHYYIQFHLHLQLSEAAGYARKKGVVLKGDLPIGVDRNSVDTWVYPNLFRMNTATGAPPDYFDKNGQNWGFPTYNWEEMSKDNYAWWQARLTQMANYFTAYRIDHILGFFRIWELPEHAMTGLVGKFRPSIPLSQEELEREGIWDFDRLSRPYIRQEMLQDKFGSYWTFIASTFLNEYQKQCYEFKEECNTEKKIAAKLKACAERSLLLESENKTRRGLFDLLQNIVLIRDPEDPRKFYPRFNLEDTSSFNDLDDHSKNVLKKLYYDYYFHRQENLWRQNALKTLPVLLNSSDMLACGEDLGLIPSCVHPVMQELGLIGLRIQRMPSEPGLEFGIPSQYSYMTVCAPSCHDCSTLRAWWEEDEERRGRFFKSVVGSDVLPPSQCVPEVAHFIIRQHVEAPSMWAIFPLQDLMALKEEYTTRPAAEETINDPTNPKHYWRYRVHVTLESLIKDSELKSTIKDLVRGSGRSHPVGENEVQVNEESVATTEKQQVATGKEKLLVVTQLNGVPQKEIPVVR, from the exons ATGGTGAATTTGGGATTGTTTTCTGGGTTGAAGTCAATGAAATCAGTGAATGTGAGTTTCAGATTGCCATATTTTACTCACTGGGGTCAGAGCATACTTGTATGTGGGTCTGAGCCAATACTTGGTTCATGGAATGTGAAGAAAGGCCTGTTGCTGAGCCCCGGTCATGAAGGTGATGAGCTCGTATGGAGTGGAAGTGTTGCAGTTCCAAGTGGGTTTGGTTGTGAGTACAGTTATTATGTGGTGGATGGTGATAAGAATGTTCTGAGATGTGAGATGGGAAGGAAGCGTAAACTGCTATTGGCTGATGGGATTCAGGATGGTGAGGTGGTGGAGTTCCATGACCTTTGGCAG ATTGGCTCTGATGATCTCCCTTTTAGAAGCGCAttcaaaaatgtaattttcaacCGAAGTTGGACTTTGAACGTAGAGACACCTCTAGGAGTCATTCAGAATAAGCTGGATGAGGAAG AGACAGTTCTCGTCCAATTCAGAATTTGCTGCCCAAATATAGAAGAAGACACATCA GTTTATGTGATTGGTAGCCATATAAATTTGGGGAAATGGAAAGTTCAAGATGGGCTTAAACTTAGCTGTGCTGGTGATTCAATCTGGCAAGGTGACTGTGTGCTGCGGAAGGTCGATTTACCAATAAAATATCCTTCTTG TAAGTATGGCAAGGCAGGAAACTTTTCTTTAGAAACTGGTCCCAATCGTGAACTAACTGTTGGCTCCTCGAAGAATCAACCAAGATACATTTTTCTTTCAGATGGCATGTTTCGA GAATTGCCATGGCGGGCTGCCGGTGTTGCAATTCCTATGTTTTCTGTTAGGTCAGAATCTGATCTTGGAGTTGGAGAGTTTCTTGACCTGAAGTTACTTGTTGACTGGGCTGTGGATTCTGGGTTCCATTTAGTACAGCTTTTACCAATCAACGATACATCTGTGCATGGGATGTGGTGGGACTCATATCCTTACAG TTCACTCTCTGTTTTTGCATTGCATCCATTATACCTGAGAGTTCAGGCTCTTTCAGAAAATATTCCAGATGATATCAAG CAAGAAATTCTGAAGGCAAAACAACGACTGGATGGAAAG GATGTTGATTATGAGGCTACTATGGCTACTAAACTTTCAATTGCCAAGAAAATTTTCACCCGAGAGAAGGATTTGATACTTAGCTCTGAATCCTTTCAGAAATTTCTCTCTGAGAATGAG GATTGGTTAAAACCCTATGCAGCCTTCTGTTTCCTGCGGGACTTTTTTGAAACTTCAGATCGTAGTGAATGGGGCCGCTTTTCTCAGTTTTCAAAAGATAAG CTTGAGAAACTCGTTGCAAAAGACAGCTTGCAGTATGATGTGATTTGCTTCCATTATTATATCCAATTCCATTTACATTTACAA TTGTCAGAAGCTGCGGGATATGCAAGAAAGAAAGGAGTGGTATTGAAGGGAGACCTACCTATTGGTGTTGACAGAAACAGTGTGGATACCTGGGTCTATCCAAATTTGTTTCGCATGAACACGGCTACTGGAGCACCTCCagattattttgataaaaatggCCAGAACTGGGGATTCCCTACTTATAACTGGGAGGAAATGTCAAAAGACAACTATGCTTGGTGGCAAGCTCGTTTAACCCAG ATGGCAAACTACTTTACAGCTTACCGGATTGATCACATACTGGGTTTCTTCCGAATCTGGGAGCTTCCGGAGCATGCTATGACAGGTCTAGTTGGAAAATTTCGACCATCGATCCCTCTTAGTCAG GAAGAACTTGAAAGAGAGGGAATATGGGACTTTGATCGATTGAGTCGTCCATATATTCGGCAGGAAATGTTACAG GATAAATTTGGATCGTATTGGACTTTTATTGCCTCAACTTTTCTCAATGAATATCAGAAGCAGTGCTATGAG TTCAAGGAGGAGTGCAACACAGAGAAAAAAATTGCTGCCAAGCTGAAGGCATGTGCAGAGAGGTCCTTGTTGTTGGAGAGTGAAAACAAGACAAGGCGTGGTCTTTTTGATCTTCTTCAg AATATAGTTCTTATCAGAGATCCAGAGGATCCAAGGAAGTTCTATCCTCGTTTCAATCTTGAAGATACTTCAAGTTTTAATGATTTGGATGATCACAG CAAAAATGTTCTGAAAAAATTATACTATGATTACTATTTCCACCGGCAAGAGAATCTTTGGCGGCAAAATGCTTTGAAGACTCTGCCTGTCCTCCTGAACTCATCTGACATGCTAGCCTGCGGCGAAGATCTGGGTCTTATTCCTTCTTGTGTTCACCCT GTCATGCAAGAGTTGGGATTAATAGGTTTGCGGATTCAACGCATGCCAAGTGAACCTGGTTTGGAGTTTGGTATTCCTTCTCAATACAGCTACATGACA GTGTGTGCTCCATCTTGCCATGACTGCTCAACCCTGCGTGCTTGGtgggaagaagatgaagaaagaagAGGACGATTTTTCAAGAGTGTAGTGGGGTCTGACGTTTTACCACCTAGTCAATGTGTTCCAGAGGTTGCACATTTCATTATAAGGCAACATGTTGAAGCCCCATCAATGTGGGCAATTTTCCCTCTTCAG GATTTGATGGCATTGAAAGAAGAATATACCACACGCCCTGCAGCAGAGGAGACAATTAATGACCCCACAAATCCTAAGCACTACTGGAGATACC GTGTACATGTGACACTGGAGTCTTTGATAAAGGACAGTGAACTAAAAAGCACCATTAAAGATCTTGTACGAGGAAGTGGAAGATCACATCCTGTGGGAGAAAATGAAGTTCAAGTGAATGAAGAATCAGTAGCCACTACTGAGAAGCAGCAAGTTGCCACTGGGAAAGAGAAACTCCTGGTCGTGACACAGTTGAATGGTGTCCCTCAAAAGGAGATTCCGGTGGTCCGCTAA